The stretch of DNA ACAAGGGTATTTTGGTATCCGTTACCCGGAAGCTTATGGCGGCGCGGGTAGTGATATGATCAGCTACATAATTATGGTGGAGGAAATGGCGTATGGTTCAATGAGCGTGGCTGCGGCGGTATCCGTGCACACTTCTGCGGGAACAATGCCAATTTACCGGTTTGGCTCTGAGGAACAAAAGCAGAAATACCTTGTCCCAGCCATCAAAGGAGAAAAAATTGGCTGTTTTGCTCTTACTGAGCCTAATGCGGGTTCCGATGTGGCTGCTATTCAAACAACGGCCAGGAAGGTTAGAGATGGCTACTTGCTTAATGGGAGTAAAACTTTCATTACCAATGCTCTTAGGGCTAATTATGCTATTGTCGCTGCGAAAACTGATTTTGCCAAAGGCAGAAAAGGAATCAGCCTTTTTATTGTTGACAAAGAAACACCGGGTTTTCAAGTATTGCGGAAATTATCTAAGATGAGTATACGGGGATCAGATACGGGTGAGCTAATTTTTGAAGAATGTTTTGTGCCTTCAGGTGCCTTGCTGGGGGAGGAGGGCAAAGGCTTTGATTATTTAAAAGAATCATTAGTTGACGGGCGTATTATGACGGCGGCTAATTGCCTGGGGGTTTGCCGGGCGGCTTTTGATGCTGGTTTGACTTATGCACGGCAAAGAGAACAGTTCGGTCAGCAAATCGGGAAATTTCAAGCTGTTAATTTTAAACTGGCGGATATGGCGGTGGATTTAGAAGCTGCGCGACTGTTAGTTTATTATAGCGCCTGGTTGTCTGATGTCAATAAAGAGCGGGCTAAGGAAGCATCGATAGCTAAACTTTTTGCATCTGAAGCTGCCAATCGTATAGCTACAAAAGCAGTGGAGATTCATGGCGGGTACGGGATTATGATGGAATATCCGGTTCAGAGACTTTATCGTGACGCCAGGTTTCTTACAATAGGAGAGGGCACTTCAGATATACAGCGCTTGGTCATTGGCAATCTATTGGTGTTTTAGGACCTTTAGAACCCTACCTAATATCAGCGGTGCTTTCGTGTCTATGGAATATGTTAGAGGAATTGAGAAGTTCGGTATTGGATTTGTTGCCCAAAAGTCCCACTGGCAAAATCTTAAGGAGAATGCTCCGGGATAATCAATATCTGGAAATTACTTTTAACTAAAGTTAATTAATTAACAACTTGGAGTGATGACATATAGGTCGTATGTTAGAAGGCTTAAAGATCCTTGACCTAAAAAGTTTTTTTTAATCATCTTGTTCTAAGGACATTAAGGAAGATTCCTTTTTGGTTGGCGGATTTAAAGGCGTTGGCTGTGGAAGATCATAAGGAAATAATTCTGAAGTAAAGGTGGTATGTCCAGAGGATTACAATTGAGTTAAAAACATAAGAATTACAGTCGCTCTCAAAAGAATATTTAAAAAGAAAAAAGGAGTTTTGCATTATGGAAATTAATGGATCGGTAGCCGTGGTTACGGGTGGAGCATCGGGGCTTGGGGAAGCAGTAATTAGACGCTTTTCTGATCAGGGAGCAAAAGTAGTGATATTCGACATGGCGGAGGAATCCGGCAGTAAAATTGCCGTCGAACTGGGTGATAGCGCAACCTTTTTTAAAGTAAATGTTACCGATGAGGAAAGTGTGTTAAAAGCAGTGAACGCTGTTCAGGAAAGATTCGGGGGAATTAATATTGTTATAAACTGCGCAGGTATCGGCATTGCTCATAAAGTGTTGGGTAAAAAAGGCCCCATGCCACTGGAAAGTTTTCAGCGAGTAATCCAGGTAAACCTTATCGGTACCTTCAACGTAATCCGTCTTGTAGCAGAGAAGATGGTAAAAAATATTCCCAATGATGAAGGAGAAAGGGGGGTTATTATTAACACTGCTTCGGTTGCAGCCTTTGAGGGACAAATCGGGCAGGCGGCTTACAGTGCTTCCAAGGGAGGGATAGTAAGCATGATCCTGCCTATGGCACGGGAACTGGCTTATTACGGGATTCGTGTCATGGGGATTGCTCCTGGGATTTTTGATACTCCCATGATGGGTAGTCTGCCTGAAAGCACCAGGGATGCATTGGGCAAAATGGTTCCGTTTCCATCCAGACTCGGAAGGCCGGATGAATTTGCCAGGCTGGTGAAAGATATCGTACAGAACCCGATGCTGAACGGAAGTACAATCCGCCTGGACGGAGCGATCAGGATGCAACCGAAATAAAAGGCCTAAGATGAATGCAGCTTTAGTTCGGCCACTTACGGCGCAAGACAGGCACAGGTGTTTCGACTAATGAAAGGGGGAATAAACATGGCTTTTGATACACTTATAGTCAATATCGAGGACGGTATCGCCGTGGTTTATCTAAATCGCCTCCCGGTAAACCCGTTAAACAGCAAACTCTACCGGGAATTGACTCAGGTGGCCGGAGATCTGGATGATGACCCGTCTGTGCGGGCGGTGATTATTACAGGTTCCGGAGAAAAAGCCTTTGCCGCCGGTGCTGACATCAGTGAGATAAAAGACTTGACACCAGTGGAGATGTACAGGTTCTGCCTGGTTTCTTTGCATACGTGCAGCCAAATAGAAAACATAAAAAAGCCGGTCATCGCTGCTATAAACGGATTGGCTTTGGGCGGTGGGCTTGAGGTGGCGCTGACCTGCGACTTTAGAATAGCATCGGACAAGGCAAAGTTCGGGCTGCCCGAGATAACCCTGGGCATTATCCCAGGCAATGGTGGCACACAGCGTTTGCCGCGTTTGATTGGCGCCTCCAGGGCAAAGGAGTTGCTTTTCCTGGGGGATATGATTGACGCTGT from Desulfoscipio gibsoniae DSM 7213 encodes:
- a CDS encoding acyl-CoA dehydrogenase family protein encodes the protein MDFSLSEEHKLLRQTISRFVKKNIIPLAEEIDAGEEIPSHLLQDIAKQGYFGIRYPEAYGGAGSDMISYIIMVEEMAYGSMSVAAAVSVHTSAGTMPIYRFGSEEQKQKYLVPAIKGEKIGCFALTEPNAGSDVAAIQTTARKVRDGYLLNGSKTFITNALRANYAIVAAKTDFAKGRKGISLFIVDKETPGFQVLRKLSKMSIRGSDTGELIFEECFVPSGALLGEEGKGFDYLKESLVDGRIMTAANCLGVCRAAFDAGLTYARQREQFGQQIGKFQAVNFKLADMAVDLEAARLLVYYSAWLSDVNKERAKEASIAKLFASEAANRIATKAVEIHGGYGIMMEYPVQRLYRDARFLTIGEGTSDIQRLVIGNLLVF
- a CDS encoding 3-hydroxyacyl-CoA dehydrogenase, giving the protein MEINGSVAVVTGGASGLGEAVIRRFSDQGAKVVIFDMAEESGSKIAVELGDSATFFKVNVTDEESVLKAVNAVQERFGGINIVINCAGIGIAHKVLGKKGPMPLESFQRVIQVNLIGTFNVIRLVAEKMVKNIPNDEGERGVIINTASVAAFEGQIGQAAYSASKGGIVSMILPMARELAYYGIRVMGIAPGIFDTPMMGSLPESTRDALGKMVPFPSRLGRPDEFARLVKDIVQNPMLNGSTIRLDGAIRMQPK
- a CDS encoding enoyl-CoA hydratase/isomerase family protein, with the translated sequence MAFDTLIVNIEDGIAVVYLNRLPVNPLNSKLYRELTQVAGDLDDDPSVRAVIITGSGEKAFAAGADISEIKDLTPVEMYRFCLVSLHTCSQIENIKKPVIAAINGLALGGGLEVALTCDFRIASDKAKFGLPEITLGIIPGNGGTQRLPRLIGASRAKELLFLGDMIDAVRAEQIGLVNKVVPSAELMREAKSLALKLAARPAHALSVLKGSVDKGLNMYLNDALDFEVKNFILTFASDDRKEGLSAFMEKRKPNFTNK